ATCCAGGCACCCTGACTGGCCACCTCAACAGCCTTCTTCAACCCCTACACCTCTACTACTTTTACCGCCACCAGAGGACTAGGCGTAGAGTCTATTTTGAGAGTTAGGCTAGATTGAGTTTTTCACATATTTTGATTATCATGTATCAGCCTAAAATTCTCTACTACCCTGTGTTATTTGTGTTTCATTTCTGTTGTCTTTATCTTGATTGCTCAGGATTATGGATATTTGGCATGTACTATTGCTTGGATATTATGGTTGTTGACTATTATTTCAGATTGATGCATTCATGATATGTCTTCAACtatttttgaagagtatggtatgaaaTTTCTGACTTTATCTCTTGGAGATTGTTACTCTATTGTTCATGACACAGAAATGATTAGGTTGTCCCTAAGAAGGAAAGGGTAgacgcttttgggattcactaccaatttggacgttaattttttattcttgttcaaatgtGCAAGTGTATAGTAGGttccttaatttcttttgtgaagttgatacatgcaattgagtgagataattataatcaatctttcttgggatgattgggacctagtttgatatcaaaattgtgaTTAAGCAAGCATATTGACATTGAAACATTTGTATGACTACGTTTTAGAGtccttttgtctgaaatttttttttttatcccttctcattcttttgagccattcttcattggtatacattgggttttgggtgatgctcttcattgatattcatttgacatcttatgcgcgtgttcttcaatagctttgcatccattacatttgattactgagaagtgtgatttttgtattttgccacttgcctatgaacttaggattgaatgattcattaggttgagagatttgagcctagcctattcatttgtgagtgattataagcctaaacttctttaagcctttttatttcacttacaagccttgtgtgaaccacttccttaaatacttcctatctttggttgcaaggttgagtgggagcttgaaaaagataagttggtagtgatatcaccctttcttatgttaaaaaaaaaaattgagggttattgtataaatgttgttcatttttgaaaaaaaaaaaaaaaaaaagacaaagaaaaaaaagacaaagaaaaaaaaatgaaatcaaaaagacatgtatgcaataaagttaatcctttatgtgtaaaggatgagaagtgtttggatttgtagtgcaatggaaggggtgacaaaatgagaacttagctcacatgtttgaacttaaccttgcaacttgttacctagttcgaaattcttcctaccttgtcccttagccacattacaacccatttaaccttttgatgaatttgatccaaggtaagcaagtgagttggtgaatgcattaattgctcttgtaggtgatttcattctcaaagctatgcccatccaaattatcttttataaacacatacatttaattcaattgtgtaagtcattcacttaccacaatgcttttatgtttttgtgtacatttgggattggggatttatgaacaccaaaagggtctaTAAcgaggttttacttgtgtgaatgtgttgagttgtcttgcttgattgcacatatatttttatagtataaaatgttcttggtcatttttttaaggggattgagatcgATTTTTCAAAGATTTTTGTATGTCTTTGACTAAGCAGGGGAATTGGAGGATTAGCTTTACTTCttacatgtgagaacttaagaatcatttatggtgctttcaaagtaatggtggatcccttggcaagtgtttgtgggtatcgctctgataagccctcacgagactacaactcgtcactagggtgacctaggggtttaaaggcttgttgcatatgctaaatgcaaccgtgattcctacgtcagtgagttaggtttttatttttaggtagtgtttgcattgctagggactagcaacgtctaagttggggggtgtgaccggacctctattttgaggtcctaataccatctaattagggagttctagtatcttaagtaatgtaattgtgtttaaataagttagttttactcttatgattgtctttcattggttttgcagaaaatatgattaaaccgataaaattagaagctctcgggattgaagaaaagttcatagagatgaagaattgtccggacactttcattggatgttcggataattgaatcaaagggcaaaaaggtgaaagaatcatgaagctacatctaaaaatgaaaaatcagcacaaactgtccaaacagatttcaaccgtctggacagttggaatcagagggtttaattgtccacacagatttcaaccgtccggacagtcgcccgatttctgcattccgagaatgattaattgagctgggtttttgggtatctctcaaatgtaaccaatgggagaaagctttgtaagggtaaataggtcattatacttgtaaaagaggagaaaaccctaagattggggggGCTCTCTCATTGATtgatctcctccaacttcttgcctccattgtttttctctctatttctctctctaagtttttcttggtttcttgtgatttcgtgtgtagacattgattttcatctataaaattgaagtttatgtccattatgatgagtggctaagttctctttctagtttctagtcccaaacggtgggtactcggtttcaattactcaaggtatgttcattgAATTGTAgctttgattttgctcttttaatttcgtggttgtgtgattggatctatgaagatgacatatttgattgtatttttggattgtctagtctagggattgcatctaatgtgtttgattgagaattgttaaacccattgcatgatttccttaattaattgagtttttcattgcataactattaattatgtgtattgatgatggggttttgggttaaattaggaatgtgcatgggagagttatggttaattgatctttgagtgtgaaactagggtgttagccaagccaagccccaagggggaatattaattcataatattaggtgcttatccctttgcgttcatcgtagattaagagacccgatggcctacatgtatgaattgaagtcttataacccaattctctttgcatatgcatgattgatagtatcacacaatgcattgtgtatggttgtgtgtgtttgtaatgataccttgagtatgagaaccgagtagccaccgggacggactagagactaggtttttaattaattgttttaaatccaactTGTggttactttgattacaaaatcgctcatgctaccgagtcattcggcccatttcttttacttgcttttatttgatattcattgtgtttattagtgttagctagtcatttgcatatcattcacttcaaatttgcattgcttcctcgtggatcgataccggactcaccgatttattacttgacgataccctacacttggagtaagtacacacacactttggtgtcggtcacttaATCTTGTGGCAAAGATGAAGTAACAGTCTTTGAATTGGGTGATGGAGATAATTCAGATGGAAAAACTGACCGACTATACGTGCAATCCCGAATATTTGCTCGAAAGCAGTTAATTGATGGCTAAGCAAGAAAAGTTTGTGGCTGATGTTTTTTATGCTATACTACCTACCGCTACTATATATTGTGAAGGATTTGGCGAAGTTGAAGTTGTTCGTTTACGTGAACATAAGCATGTTGTGCCTCAAGCATATGACCTGAAAGCAAGAATGACAGCCTATTGGAAGATTGTTTTGAGGAGGTTGGTTGACAGCTTGGCTCTGCATTTGCAGCTTAGTGTTCATAATCTTGTTGACAAAGAGCTGGAAAAGGAGATTGTGAATGAGTTGATGATGAACTCTCATGGTGGTGGAGTCGAGAAGTTGTTGGGGGAATCGCCATCGGTTGCTGGGAAGAGAGAAGCTTAGCCGGACCATCAAGTTGCTTCAAGAGTCTAAGAAGGTTCTGGCTAGGATCATGGACGACATTGCTACTGCTTAATGGTTTGTTTTAGTATGGTATCTTCCTGTTTAGGTATTTGTCCATCATATCTAGTGTGTCTGGTCTGTTGACATGTAGAACTTCTACTATGGTATTTTGCTATGTTGTCCCTTAGGACTGCTGTTGTTTACTTTCCTAAGTCTATTTTATATAAAGCTGGGTGTTTATGTGTCATGAAAGTCTATTTTGCTATGCTTTAGTCCTTTGCAGTGTAAAAAAAGAGAATGGAAATTAGGGGAGTTGCAGCGTCTTTAATCTATATATTATTGCGCCTTTCACTTGATTCTTGCAATATATGTAAATTTGCTCTGTATTGTCCTGTGAGCGCAGTGCAGTTTCAGGAATCACAATTGTGTCAAGCAAGCAATATGCAATCTGTCATTTTATTCATAGTCCGCCTTGTATTCCTGCTGAGAAATCTTGCCATCTTTGTTGGAATCAAATTTATCGAAAACTCGTCCATTGATACTCAAGAACGTGGAAGCAAGTGGTGGACCagagattccaaagcaaatAGATGGGATAATGAAAGAACAATGTACGTTGAAGTGTAAGAAAGGAATACATTCTTTGCTAAGGTTACAATCAATTCATTGCGTTAAACATATGAACTCTGCAGCTTAGGTACCCTTTTCATCAAGCTTTCAGCTTTTAGGAGGATTTGGGAGGGGTGCCGAGGCGATTCCCCATGCACAATTCGATTTCTAGCAAACCAACTGTGATATgagaggcaaaaaaaaaaaaaaaaaaacaaacaatatctAGTAATGGAATAATCTCAAGACACCTGCTTAATCAGGAGGATAATATCATCATCGGCAAAGCTAGAATCTTGTGAGCAAAGTGGCAATGGCTCCACACTGAATTCAAAAACTCACGGTCTCTGAAAATATGAAGGGGATTTTCATTGCTTGAGTTGCATAGAACACATATATCATCAATAAGCATACCTCGTTTGAGaattttttctttccttaatACTCCTTCCGTCCCATTTTGATTGTCTTTCTTTCTATTATGATTTATTCCAAAACTAgtatcatttttcttcattaattaacaattgtGTTGttgtattttaaagaaaaaaaatatcaccATAAATAAGGGTAAATTGGAAATAATATGGTTTTTTTGTATAATTAAATTGCATTAAATCATGTTTGCTTAAAAGTTAATTTTCAAAAGATGACAGATAGATTGGGATAAAGGGAGTATTTATTTTTACTCCTTCTCTAGATCCTACACAACTTCCTATACTAGCGTTTTAGATTCTCAAACATAACTACTTACTAACAAAACATAAATGCaacaataatttattaatcaatGAATATAAACCAACCAAATTCCAACGCTATGTATACTAAGTTTTTCGATTTCCAAAAATAATTCGAAGAAACACAAACGTTAATCTCATTTTTTAATACAAGAATAATTTATTAGGAATAAATATTAATCAATATGAGAAAAAGAATGAGTATAAATGGTACTCAcgtaaattgtttttttttttataaaaagagCACGATACAATAGTACTTTGATAGATTGCTGGCAATGGGTAGGGGATAAGATATCGAACACTTtaggcatttttttttaaaaaaaatacaaaataaaagccttatattaattaatcatttttAGGTATTTTCAAATAGTTTACAAGTGAAGCGAGCTTGCATAGAGATCAATGAAGGAACCTTTCGCATCTTCGAAGACCCAATGTGTTAAAACTTAGAAGACACCCTTTTCAAGTCATCGAATTGCCAAAAGCTTCTCTTTAGTCTTTACATTCCCAAatcccaatatatatatatatatatatatatatatatatatatatatatatatgtatttgtatgCTTCTTCCATCTCAAAACTCGGACTGTGTATAGGGGAGAGCAAGCATAAAGACCACAATTTCAGTGAAAGGTAAAGTAAAACCAATCTCAGTACTTCAATGgttttatatatgtgttttttgtATGCAATGTGTTAAACGAAATCTCCTGCTTAGGTTCAGATGAAGAGAATCCCTCTTGAAAAATTGGAAGCAATGAGCAAACAAGTAACGGTTTACAGCTCTGACTGTGAAGGTGACTCGTTTTCAGTGGTGGTTAACCAACCACAACAAGAAGTGGCGTTTGATGCACCCATTGTTGCTTCCTGCAACAATCGCATCAGGCCTCTGCTTGACGCCGTTGATAAGCTCAGGCACCTTATGGTCATGAAGGAAGGAATACAATTACCCACCATTGTTGTAGTTGGCGACCAATCTTCTGGAAAATCTAGTGTTCTCGAGTCTCTGGCAGGAATCAATCTCCCTCGTGGACAAGGTATGTGCACCAGGGTACCTCTTGTGATGAGGCTCCAACATCAACAGATTCCAGAGCCAGAGCTTTACTTGGAGTTCAATGGCAAAACAGTCCAAACTAATGAGTCCGGGATTTCTGAAGCGATTAATCTCGCAACCAATGAGATTGCTGGCAATGGGAAGGGGGTATCAAACACTCCTCTGACGTTGGTGGTAAAAAAGCTTGGTGTTCCAGACCTTACAATGGTTGATCTTCCTGGGATTACTAGAGTGCCTGTTCATGGCCAACCTGAGAACATTTATGAGCAGATTGCGGGGATGATCATGGAGTACATTAAGCCTGATGAGAGTATCATCCTCAATGTTTTGTCTGCAACTGTTGATTTCTCTATATGTGAATCGATTAGGATGTCGCAACAAGTGGATAAGAAAGGGGAGAGGACTCTTGCTGTTGTCACAAAGGTCGATATGGCACCTGAAGGGTTACTCGAGAAGGTGACTGCTGACGATGTGAATGTAGGGCTTGGCTATGTTTGTGTCAGGAATCGTATTGGCGATGAGACCTACGAGGAAGCAAGAAGGAAGGAAGCTGCATTGTTCGAGTCTCATCCCCTTCTATGTTTGATTGACAAATCTATTGTGGGGGTTCCTGTTTTGGCACAAAAGCTTGTGCAAATACAAGCTGCGATCATAATGAAATGTTTACCAGAAATTGTCAAGAAGATCAATGACAAGTTGAACTCTAGTCTCTCCGAGTTTAATAAACTTCCCAAGACTTTCACCTCGATTGCAGAGGCCATGACTGCTTTCATGGGAATTATCGCAGCAAGTAAGGAGTCCCTGAGGAAAATCATTTTGAGAGGAGAATTCGATGAGTACCCAGATGACCAAAGAATGCATTGCACTGCTAGGTTGGGTGAAATGATCAACCAATGCTCGCAGGAAATGCAGAACCATCGCTCAAGTGATCTGAAGAAGAACTTTTTGATGGATGAGATTAGTGTTCTGGATGAAGCTATTAAGGGAATAAGACTTCCAAATTTCCTGCCACACAGTGTATTCATTGCTCTGTTGTGCAAAAAAGTGGACTCAATTTCTAGTATGCCAATTGAGTTTGTAGAGAAAGTCTGGACCTATATAGAAGGTGTGATGATTGAAGTTTTGACGAGTCATTCGGATAACTATCACCAGCTTCAGATAGCAACAAGAAGAGCTTGCCTCAATCTTGTGGCAAAGATGAAGCAACAGTCTTTGAATTGGGTGATGGAGATAATTCAGATGGAAAAACTGACCGACTATACTTGCAATCCCGAATATTTGCTCGAAAGCAAGAAATTGATGGCTAAGCAagataagtttatggatgatgTTTTTAATGCTGTACTACCTTCCGCTGTTATATATTTTGAAGGATTTGGCGGAGTTGAAGTTGTTCGTTTACGTGAACATAAGCATGTTGTGCCTCAAGCATATGACCTGAAAGCAAGAATGACAGCCTATTGGAAGATTGTTTTGAGGAGGTTGGTTGACAGCTTGGCTCTGCATTTGCAGCTTAGTGTTCATAATCTTGTTGACAAAGAGCTGGAAAAGGAGATTGTGAATGAGTTGATGATGAACTctcttggtggtggtggagtcGAGAAGTTGTTGGGGGAATCGCCATCGGTTGCTGGGAAGAGAGAAAAGCTTAGCCGGACCATCAAGTTGCTTCAAGAGTCTAAGAAGGTTCTGGCTAGGATCGTGGACGAAATTGCTACTGCTTAATGGTTTGTTTTAGTATGGTATTTTC
This genomic stretch from Tripterygium wilfordii isolate XIE 37 chromosome 22, ASM1340144v1, whole genome shotgun sequence harbors:
- the LOC119990995 gene encoding dynamin-related protein 4C-like, giving the protein MKRIPLEKLEAMSKQVTVYSSDCEGDSFSVVVNQPQQEVAFDAPIVASCNNRIRPLLDAVDKLRHLMVMKEGIQLPTIVVVGDQSSGKSSVLESLAGINLPRGQGMCTRVPLVMRLQHQQIPEPELYLEFNGKTVQTNESGISEAINLATNEIAGNGKGVSNTPLTLVVKKLGVPDLTMVDLPGITRVPVHGQPENIYEQIAGMIMEYIKPDESIILNVLSATVDFSICESIRMSQQVDKKGERTLAVVTKVDMAPEGLLEKVTADDVNVGLGYVCVRNRIGDETYEEARRKEAALFESHPLLCLIDKSIVGVPVLAQKLVQIQAAIIMKCLPEIVKKINDKLNSSLSEFNKLPKTFTSIAEAMTAFMGIIAASKESLRKIILRGEFDEYPDDQRMHCTARLGEMINQCSQEMQNHRSSDLKKNFLMDEISVLDEAIKGIRLPNFLPHSVFIALLCKKVDSISSMPIEFVEKVWTYIEGVMIEVLTSHSDNYHQLQIATRRACLNLVAKMKQQSLNWVMEIIQMEKLTDYTCNPEYLLESKKLMAKQDKFMDDVFNAVLPSAVIYFEGFGGVEVVRLREHKHVVPQAYDLKARMTAYWKIVLRRLVDSLALHLQLSVHNLVDKELEKEIVNELMMNSLGGGGVEKLLGESPSVAGKREKLSRTIKLLQESKKVLARIVDEIATA